A DNA window from Pseudarthrobacter sp. W1I19 contains the following coding sequences:
- a CDS encoding FAD/NAD(P)-binding domain-containing protein, which yields MPANIPAVVFVGGGPRTAGVLERLAANRPELFSGPLEIHVVEPHVPGSGRIWRYDQHPGLLLNSMAADITMFTDASVACEGPASQGPNLAEWAAGVVDRSITDVPDFPRNLREQLRSLTGATFPTRQLQSQYLEWFFRRAARSLGRNVTVHRTTAVAVHPADKAASTADPAGDHTAYLVELANGRTLRADVVVTALGHTDSHPDAVSAAWAGFAARHGGYHAAPSYTTDVDYSPIAPGQDVIVAGMGLAFVDLLVLLMEGRGGRFVETDDGGLRYLPSGREPRLWAGSRRGVPYHSKISATLRGEAPGPLRFFTAPAVEALLARHGELDFRRDLWPLIAKEAGYGYYRELLTGSPERAVMGWDEFAARYSELDWYSPAREELVAAAVPDAGLHLDLERLDRPFSGRRFADHQEVQDAVVGYIEHDLALRDSPDHPETLALFLALLHVYMEVGRVVPPERLNARSQQTVHGWWHGFFSFVDSGPPPHRLRQMLALHRAGLLHFLGLDLEVATDESTGLFHAGSPRSGTSVAAKALIEARLPSPTVARSRNPLLESLHKTGLGAEQQLLTADGIHSTGKLLISAGHQLVNAEGAPQPGLFGVGPGTSGWGAGAFARPGTNAAPFRENDALARSILAVARGVAARCSATENSATLSTEPAAVGKN from the coding sequence ATGCCAGCGAACATCCCGGCCGTCGTCTTCGTCGGCGGCGGACCCCGCACGGCCGGAGTCCTGGAGCGGCTCGCTGCCAACCGTCCAGAGCTCTTTAGCGGACCGCTGGAAATCCACGTTGTTGAGCCGCACGTACCGGGCTCCGGCCGCATCTGGCGCTACGACCAGCACCCGGGCCTCCTGCTCAATTCAATGGCGGCGGACATCACCATGTTCACCGATGCCTCCGTTGCCTGCGAGGGCCCGGCCAGCCAAGGACCGAACCTGGCCGAATGGGCGGCAGGCGTGGTGGACAGGTCCATCACGGACGTTCCGGACTTCCCGCGCAACCTGCGCGAACAGCTCCGTTCACTCACTGGCGCCACCTTCCCAACCCGCCAGCTGCAAAGCCAGTACCTGGAGTGGTTCTTCCGCCGCGCAGCCCGGTCACTCGGACGCAATGTCACCGTGCACCGGACCACGGCGGTAGCCGTGCACCCCGCAGACAAGGCAGCTTCCACGGCCGATCCCGCCGGAGATCACACCGCCTACCTCGTGGAGCTGGCCAACGGCCGGACCCTGCGGGCCGACGTCGTGGTCACCGCCCTGGGGCATACGGACTCGCATCCGGACGCCGTCTCTGCCGCCTGGGCCGGCTTCGCCGCGCGCCACGGCGGGTACCACGCGGCACCCAGCTACACCACCGACGTCGACTACTCCCCCATCGCTCCGGGCCAGGACGTCATTGTTGCCGGCATGGGCCTGGCCTTCGTTGACCTGCTGGTCCTCCTGATGGAGGGGCGCGGAGGCCGGTTCGTTGAAACGGACGACGGCGGGCTTCGCTACCTTCCCTCGGGCCGGGAACCACGGCTGTGGGCCGGGTCGCGCCGGGGAGTGCCGTACCACTCGAAGATTTCGGCAACGCTGCGGGGCGAGGCGCCGGGGCCGCTGCGGTTCTTCACCGCGCCCGCCGTCGAGGCGCTGCTGGCCCGGCACGGGGAACTGGATTTCCGCCGGGACCTGTGGCCGCTGATCGCCAAGGAGGCGGGATACGGCTACTACCGCGAGCTGCTGACCGGCAGCCCCGAACGGGCAGTCATGGGCTGGGACGAGTTCGCCGCCCGGTACTCGGAACTGGACTGGTACAGCCCCGCGCGGGAGGAACTCGTGGCCGCAGCCGTTCCGGACGCAGGCCTCCACCTTGACCTCGAACGGCTGGACCGGCCCTTCAGCGGCCGCCGCTTCGCCGACCACCAGGAGGTGCAGGATGCGGTGGTTGGGTACATCGAGCACGATCTTGCCCTCCGGGACAGCCCCGACCACCCCGAGACCCTGGCCCTTTTCCTGGCCCTGCTCCACGTTTACATGGAAGTGGGCCGCGTGGTCCCGCCCGAGCGCCTCAACGCCAGGTCTCAGCAGACCGTCCACGGCTGGTGGCACGGGTTCTTCAGCTTTGTGGACTCCGGCCCGCCGCCGCACCGCCTGCGCCAGATGCTGGCACTGCACCGTGCCGGGCTGCTGCACTTCCTCGGCCTCGACCTCGAGGTGGCCACGGACGAATCCACGGGGCTGTTCCACGCCGGCTCGCCTCGCTCCGGGACCTCAGTGGCGGCGAAGGCCCTGATCGAAGCCAGGCTGCCCTCGCCCACGGTAGCGCGGTCCCGTAATCCGCTGCTGGAGTCCCTGCACAAGACGGGCCTGGGCGCCGAGCAGCAGCTGCTGACGGCGGACGGGATCCATTCCACCGGCAAGCTCCTGATCTCGGCCGGGCACCAGCTCGTCAACGCCGAAGGGGCGCCGCAACCCGGACTGTTCGGCGTCGGTCCGGGCACGTCGGGCTGGGGCGCGGGAGCATTTGCCCGCCCCGGCACCAATGCCGCACCGTTCCGCGAGAATGATGCCCTGGCCCGCAGCATCCTTGCCGTTGCCCGTGGCGTCGCCGCACGCTGCTCCGCCACGGAAAACTCCGCCACACTGTCCACAGAACCAGCCGCCGTCGGAAAGAATTGA
- a CDS encoding amino acid ABC transporter permease, with the protein MSSAATTAAQSTTSAQSAAGAAPDADAGGPAAGGVSFEAPAGTASSGPGGAPPKDGTRRVATDYSAFRVVAAKHPWRWVGTAFVALGVLAVAWSLAANPRWEWGVVAQWFTAQSVIAGLLETLKLTAISGILGFVLGFVLALMRLSASPLLVSVSWTFSWIFRSTPLLVQMLLWYNLGYLYEKISLGIPFTDVRFFEVQTTTLISQFAAAVLGLTLNQAAYSAEIIRGGILSVDQGQLEAAAALGIPAWRRSTRIVLPQAMRAILPTAFNEIIGLVKGTSIVYVLAYSELFYTVQVIYNRTQQVLPLLLVATLWYVVITSVLSVFQYYIERHYSKGAVRNLPLTPLQKARKFFATHAVANNARNAR; encoded by the coding sequence ATGAGTTCAGCAGCAACTACCGCGGCGCAGTCAACAACGTCAGCACAGTCGGCTGCCGGCGCGGCACCGGACGCCGACGCTGGCGGGCCTGCTGCCGGCGGCGTTAGTTTCGAGGCCCCAGCGGGGACAGCCTCTTCCGGCCCGGGCGGGGCCCCGCCGAAGGACGGAACTAGGCGGGTTGCCACGGATTATTCAGCTTTCCGAGTGGTGGCCGCAAAGCATCCGTGGCGCTGGGTGGGCACGGCATTTGTGGCCCTCGGCGTCCTGGCCGTCGCCTGGTCCCTTGCCGCGAATCCCCGCTGGGAATGGGGTGTTGTGGCGCAGTGGTTCACAGCCCAGTCCGTCATCGCCGGTTTGTTGGAGACCCTGAAGCTGACTGCGATCTCAGGGATCCTCGGCTTCGTGCTGGGGTTCGTCCTGGCGCTGATGCGGCTCTCCGCGTCGCCGCTGCTGGTATCCGTGTCCTGGACGTTCTCCTGGATCTTCCGGTCCACGCCGCTGCTGGTCCAGATGCTCCTCTGGTACAACCTGGGCTACCTGTACGAAAAGATCTCCCTGGGCATCCCGTTCACGGACGTCCGCTTCTTCGAAGTGCAGACCACCACACTGATCAGCCAGTTTGCGGCAGCAGTGCTGGGCCTGACCCTGAACCAGGCAGCCTACTCCGCCGAGATCATCCGCGGCGGCATCCTCTCGGTGGACCAGGGCCAGCTTGAAGCGGCTGCCGCGCTGGGCATCCCGGCCTGGCGGAGGTCCACCCGGATTGTCCTGCCGCAGGCCATGCGGGCCATCCTGCCCACCGCGTTCAACGAGATCATCGGCCTGGTCAAGGGCACCTCCATCGTGTACGTCCTGGCCTACTCCGAACTGTTCTACACAGTCCAGGTCATCTACAACCGCACGCAGCAGGTCCTGCCGCTGCTGCTCGTGGCCACGCTCTGGTACGTGGTGATCACGTCCGTGCTGAGCGTCTTCCAGTACTACATCGAACGGCACTACTCCAAGGGCGCGGTGCGGAACCTGCCGCTGACCCCGCTCCAGAAGGCCCGCAAATTCTTCGCCACCCACGCCGTGGCCAACAACGCAAGGAACGCGCGATGA
- a CDS encoding amino acid ABC transporter ATP-binding protein, with product MSTATATGDAPGKSAATRGLVEITKVHKSFGATEVLKGVSLTVEPGGVAVIVGPSGSGKSTLLRTINHLEKVDGGYISIDGKLVGYEVRGQKLHELREKEILRQRTEIGMVFQNFNLFPHLTALENVAEAPVVAQGRSKDEARRRGLELLDRVGLKDRADAYPRQLSGGQQQRVAIARALALDPKILLFDEPTSALDPELVNEVLDVIRELAKSGTTLIIVTHEMGFARDVADTVVFMDQGQIVEQGTPEQIFTNPQEPRTRSFFSKVLEPAFNI from the coding sequence ATGAGCACCGCAACCGCAACTGGCGACGCGCCGGGAAAGTCTGCTGCCACCCGCGGCCTGGTGGAAATCACCAAGGTCCACAAATCCTTCGGTGCCACCGAGGTGCTCAAGGGCGTCAGCCTCACCGTCGAGCCCGGCGGCGTAGCTGTCATCGTGGGCCCCTCGGGATCGGGCAAGTCCACCCTGCTCCGCACCATCAACCACCTGGAAAAGGTGGACGGCGGCTACATCTCCATTGACGGCAAGCTGGTGGGCTACGAAGTCCGGGGCCAGAAGCTGCACGAGCTGCGTGAAAAGGAGATCCTCAGGCAGCGCACCGAAATCGGGATGGTGTTCCAGAATTTCAACCTGTTCCCGCACCTGACCGCGCTGGAAAACGTGGCCGAAGCCCCCGTCGTCGCACAAGGACGCTCAAAAGACGAGGCACGGCGCCGCGGCCTGGAACTCCTGGACCGGGTGGGTCTCAAGGACCGTGCGGACGCCTATCCGCGCCAGCTTTCCGGCGGGCAGCAGCAGCGGGTGGCCATAGCCCGCGCGCTCGCACTTGACCCCAAGATCCTGCTGTTCGATGAGCCCACCTCGGCCCTGGACCCGGAGCTGGTCAACGAAGTGCTGGACGTCATCCGCGAACTCGCAAAGTCCGGCACCACCCTGATCATCGTTACCCACGAGATGGGCTTCGCCCGCGACGTGGCGGACACCGTGGTGTTTATGGACCAGGGGCAGATCGTGGAACAGGGCACCCCGGAGCAGATTTTCACCAACCCACAGGAACCGCGCACCCGGAGCTTCTTCTCCAAAGTGCTCGAACCGGCCTTCAACATCTAA
- a CDS encoding transporter substrate-binding domain-containing protein — protein MAFPTGPSRGPRRTRSLAALPAVVLLAAAGLSACADPGATAAGTSTGGAQATAARNGVVYNTSPDQQRIRAERDAALAAKVPELIGKDGKLTVATTAGSIPLSFHATDDKTPIGSELDIAQLVADKLGLELDVQVTSWENWPLKTQSGDFEAVFSNVGVNKDRVKLFDFASYRAAFMGFEAKTSASYDIKGADDISGLKVSVGSGTNQEKILLAWNKELEGKGKAPATLQYYSSDADTILALSSGRTDLNIAPYPSTVYRENTRDDLKVVGKVNAGWPSETLVAATTLRGNGLAPVVTEALNSAIDDGSYAKVLERWGLSEEALPESKTITEESFAAAQATPTAAPSGKAS, from the coding sequence ATGGCATTTCCCACCGGCCCTTCCCGCGGCCCCCGCCGCACGCGCTCACTGGCGGCGCTGCCCGCCGTCGTCCTTCTGGCCGCGGCTGGCCTGTCAGCCTGCGCTGACCCCGGCGCAACGGCTGCCGGTACCTCCACCGGAGGAGCCCAGGCGACGGCGGCACGCAACGGCGTCGTGTACAACACCTCGCCGGACCAGCAGCGCATCCGTGCGGAGAGGGACGCGGCGCTCGCCGCCAAGGTTCCGGAACTGATCGGCAAGGACGGCAAGCTGACCGTTGCCACCACGGCGGGCTCCATCCCGCTGTCCTTCCACGCCACTGATGACAAGACGCCGATCGGCTCGGAGCTGGACATCGCGCAGCTGGTGGCGGACAAGCTGGGCCTGGAGCTGGATGTCCAGGTGACGTCGTGGGAGAACTGGCCGCTGAAGACTCAGTCGGGTGACTTCGAGGCGGTGTTCTCCAATGTGGGCGTGAACAAGGACCGGGTGAAGCTGTTCGACTTCGCCAGCTACCGCGCGGCGTTTATGGGCTTTGAGGCCAAGACGTCTGCCAGCTACGACATCAAGGGCGCCGATGACATCTCCGGGCTGAAGGTGTCCGTGGGGTCCGGGACCAACCAGGAGAAGATCCTGCTGGCCTGGAACAAGGAGCTGGAAGGCAAGGGCAAGGCGCCGGCCACCCTGCAGTACTACTCCTCCGACGCTGACACCATCCTGGCGCTGTCCTCCGGCCGCACCGACCTGAACATCGCGCCCTACCCGTCCACCGTCTACCGGGAAAACACCCGCGACGACCTGAAAGTGGTGGGCAAGGTCAACGCCGGCTGGCCGTCCGAAACCCTGGTGGCCGCCACCACCCTGCGGGGCAACGGCCTGGCACCGGTCGTCACCGAAGCCCTCAACTCCGCGATCGACGACGGCTCCTACGCCAAGGTGCTGGAGCGCTGGGGGTTGTCCGAAGAGGCGCTGCCGGAGTCCAAGACCATCACCGAGGAAAGCTTCGCGGCCGCCCAGGCCACGCCCACCGCGGCTCCTTCAGGAAAGGCATCATGA
- a CDS encoding DUF1684 domain-containing protein yields the protein MNALHAETALESFDADWQEWHAAHESQRAHPHGFLAVTHLHWLGSEAARLEGVPGTWSVEADVVRVVLEAGETLQDGKELNAEAGAALEFGPIEERGGINLVSGDTVIEVAKRGGEYIVRPRNPEHGLLREYQGTPAYSPDAAYAVRGTYVPFDAPRSTTVGAAVEGIQHVYEAPGEIRFKLAGQELALTAFNGHAPGSLSVLFTDQTSGKTTYAANRSLSVVPAADGSVVLDFNRAVNLPCAYTDLATCPLPPAENRLPVAIEAGEKIPYERQDQQ from the coding sequence ATGAACGCACTGCACGCTGAAACCGCCCTCGAATCCTTCGACGCCGACTGGCAGGAATGGCATGCTGCCCACGAAAGCCAGCGCGCCCACCCGCACGGCTTCCTGGCGGTGACCCACCTGCACTGGCTGGGCAGCGAAGCCGCCCGGCTGGAAGGTGTCCCCGGCACCTGGAGTGTGGAGGCCGACGTCGTCCGCGTTGTCCTGGAAGCGGGCGAAACCCTGCAGGACGGCAAGGAGCTGAACGCGGAAGCCGGGGCAGCGCTCGAATTTGGCCCCATCGAGGAGCGCGGCGGGATCAACCTGGTCTCCGGCGACACCGTCATTGAGGTGGCCAAGCGCGGCGGCGAGTACATTGTGCGGCCGCGCAACCCGGAGCACGGGCTGCTGCGGGAGTACCAGGGCACGCCGGCCTACTCGCCGGATGCTGCCTACGCTGTCCGGGGAACCTACGTGCCGTTCGATGCGCCGCGCTCCACCACGGTGGGAGCCGCCGTCGAAGGCATCCAGCATGTCTATGAGGCGCCGGGTGAGATCCGCTTCAAGCTGGCCGGCCAGGAGCTGGCGCTGACCGCGTTCAATGGCCACGCGCCCGGATCTCTGTCCGTTCTGTTTACGGACCAGACGTCCGGCAAAACCACCTATGCGGCCAACCGTTCGCTGTCCGTGGTGCCAGCTGCGGACGGGTCCGTGGTGCTCGACTTCAACCGGGCCGTCAACCTGCCCTGCGCCTACACGGACCTGGCCACGTGCCCCCTGCCGCCGGCAGAAAACCGGCTGCCGGTGGCCATCGAAGCGGGCGAAAAGATTCCCTACGAACGTCAGGACCAGCAGTGA
- a CDS encoding LLM class flavin-dependent oxidoreductase has translation MSTSTGRTGFLAIELDGAGWDGGDFGSLREAVLAAESAGFHAATFTDAQVPGRTNALQRAAFAGPVTRSIALVPEVDTVYTEPFHVSTQLASLDYVSGGRAGWIATAAESPKAAAAVGRSFVAGAALGQEAAASIEVSRRLWDSWEDDAVIRDVTTGRYIDVDKLHYVDFETPADFAGPAYSVKGPSIIPRPLQGQLPVLAAASLVGPGQIPVDAVDAVLVTAPTPELLAAEVRDVRERLGESVAVVAELDVVLDSRGQAAAERVAGSDGGFDGGRARYAGNAAGLVDLLAELLKEADGVRLHPASLALELDELSRLVLPELRRRAVLRAPVQDGTFRDLLGLTREASRYATAAAGAGQ, from the coding sequence GTGAGCACTTCAACAGGGCGGACGGGATTCCTCGCCATCGAACTCGACGGAGCCGGGTGGGACGGCGGGGACTTCGGGAGCCTGAGGGAAGCGGTCCTTGCCGCGGAATCGGCCGGGTTCCACGCAGCCACGTTCACCGACGCGCAGGTTCCGGGCCGCACCAATGCCCTGCAGCGGGCGGCTTTCGCCGGACCGGTGACGCGCAGCATCGCCCTGGTCCCGGAAGTGGATACTGTCTACACCGAACCGTTCCACGTCTCCACCCAGCTCGCGAGCCTCGACTACGTCTCCGGGGGCCGCGCCGGGTGGATTGCCACTGCAGCGGAATCGCCCAAGGCGGCTGCCGCCGTCGGACGGTCTTTTGTTGCCGGTGCCGCCCTGGGGCAGGAAGCCGCCGCGTCCATTGAGGTGTCCCGCCGGCTGTGGGACTCCTGGGAGGACGACGCCGTGATCCGGGACGTCACCACGGGCCGGTACATTGACGTGGACAAGCTGCATTACGTTGACTTTGAAACTCCGGCTGACTTCGCCGGGCCGGCTTACTCGGTCAAGGGCCCGTCCATCATCCCGAGGCCGCTGCAGGGACAGCTGCCGGTGCTTGCCGCTGCCTCGCTGGTGGGCCCGGGCCAGATCCCGGTAGACGCCGTGGACGCCGTGCTCGTCACCGCGCCGACGCCTGAACTGCTCGCCGCCGAGGTGCGCGATGTCCGGGAACGGCTGGGGGAGTCGGTTGCTGTTGTTGCTGAGCTCGACGTCGTGCTGGACTCGCGCGGGCAGGCCGCGGCTGAGCGGGTGGCCGGATCCGACGGCGGGTTCGACGGCGGTCGCGCCCGGTACGCCGGCAATGCTGCAGGCCTCGTGGACCTCCTCGCGGAGCTGCTCAAGGAGGCCGACGGTGTCCGTCTCCATCCGGCGTCGCTCGCCTTGGAGCTGGACGAACTTTCCCGGCTGGTGCTGCCGGAGCTTCGACGCCGGGCGGTGCTCCGCGCGCCGGTGCAGGACGGCACTTTCCGTGACCTGCTGGGCCTGACCCGCGAGGCCAGCCGCTACGCAACCGCCGCCGCCGGCGCTGGACAGTAA